In Deltaproteobacteria bacterium, one genomic interval encodes:
- a CDS encoding response regulator transcription factor, whose protein sequence is MKDKDKLKILLIEDEEVVRLGLEDNLRCAGYTVIACGNGRKGLEEFSKSPHDLVILDVMMPEMDGLEVCRQIRALGRQTPIMMLTAKCSEVDKVVGLELGADDYLTKPFGISELCARVKALLRRANALPTNENATSPCQRLRIGEVSIDFKAYRATRGKREIILSAKEFELLRYLASQPDVPVTRDQLLDNVWGYNCYPTTRTVDNFIARLRHKVEVIPEKPRHILTVHGVGYKFVQ, encoded by the coding sequence ATGAAAGACAAGGACAAGCTTAAAATACTGCTCATAGAGGATGAAGAAGTAGTTAGACTTGGCTTAGAGGACAATTTGCGCTGCGCTGGCTACACGGTAATCGCGTGTGGCAACGGCAGAAAAGGCTTGGAAGAGTTTAGCAAGTCTCCTCACGATTTAGTTATTCTCGACGTGATGATGCCTGAAATGGATGGTCTTGAGGTTTGTCGGCAAATTCGCGCATTGGGACGGCAGACACCCATCATGATGCTTACAGCTAAGTGTTCCGAGGTCGATAAGGTAGTGGGGTTGGAGCTCGGTGCTGATGACTATTTGACTAAACCTTTCGGCATAAGCGAGTTATGTGCTCGAGTAAAGGCACTGCTGAGGAGAGCTAATGCTTTGCCTACAAATGAAAACGCAACATCGCCATGTCAGAGGTTAAGAATTGGCGAGGTCAGTATAGATTTTAAGGCTTATAGAGCGACAAGGGGTAAAAGGGAGATAATCCTTTCAGCAAAAGAATTCGAGTTGTTGCGATACCTTGCTAGCCAACCAGACGTTCCCGTTACTAGAGATCAGCTCTTAGATAATGTCTGGGGCTATAATTGCTACCCCACTACGCGCACAGTCGATAATTTTATAGCACGCCTTAGACATAAAGTTGAGGTGATCCCAGAAAAGCCGCGCCATATATTAACGGTTCACGGGGTTGGGTATAAGTTTGTTCAATAA
- the amrB gene encoding AmmeMemoRadiSam system protein B, with protein sequence MTKKILANHKPKLRWPINIEYSEIEGQKAVVLSDKWGIASKPAAFPSSLLPVIARFDGENSIADIALQGRNYGITVELVTQLVEALYQLQFLEAEDVRVKWRELKEKYRTIGVRKEALAGTIYPQDPKVLRRVLDDYIARSKTTVLDSDFCKKAIGFIAPHIDYTRGWQTYGAGFAALKQTARPDVIFLFGTSHQPGEGFFSLTDKDFSTPLGIVPVHEATLATVLSKYGRDRALCDEILHRDEHSIELQLPFLMHCYSNGGCPPIVPILVGSFHEFLRGDGLPTTSSEVEDFIGIVADTVNNLRREGKKVLFYAGVDFAHVGRHFGDREPMDRKSLAELEARDGELIRSILSGKSASVFAHVASDLDRRRICGFPSLYSMLSIMEYAGIEATGECIEYRQAVEEKSDCTVSFASILLREKTC encoded by the coding sequence ATGACGAAGAAAATCTTAGCTAATCATAAGCCAAAACTTCGCTGGCCCATAAATATAGAGTATTCGGAAATAGAGGGTCAAAAGGCCGTTGTGTTAAGCGATAAATGGGGTATCGCTAGCAAGCCCGCAGCTTTCCCGTCGTCTTTGTTGCCTGTTATCGCGAGGTTTGATGGGGAGAATTCTATAGCCGATATTGCGTTACAGGGGAGGAATTATGGCATTACAGTTGAGTTAGTGACTCAGCTTGTTGAAGCACTCTATCAGTTGCAGTTTTTGGAAGCAGAAGATGTTAGGGTCAAGTGGCGGGAGTTAAAGGAGAAATATAGAACCATTGGCGTTAGGAAAGAGGCCTTAGCGGGGACTATATATCCTCAAGATCCAAAGGTACTGCGCCGTGTATTAGACGATTATATTGCTAGATCGAAAACGACAGTTTTAGATAGTGACTTTTGTAAAAAGGCAATTGGCTTTATAGCTCCACACATAGACTATACCAGAGGTTGGCAAACCTATGGCGCTGGTTTTGCCGCACTTAAGCAGACTGCTAGACCAGATGTTATTTTTTTGTTTGGCACTTCTCATCAGCCCGGGGAGGGCTTTTTTTCTTTAACTGACAAGGACTTTTCTACTCCTCTTGGAATAGTGCCCGTTCACGAGGCAACGCTCGCGACTGTCTTGTCGAAATATGGAAGAGATAGGGCTTTGTGCGATGAAATACTTCACCGCGACGAACACTCTATAGAACTTCAGTTGCCGTTTTTGATGCATTGTTATTCTAATGGTGGATGTCCGCCGATAGTTCCAATTTTAGTTGGGTCGTTTCACGAGTTTTTGCGCGGTGATGGTTTGCCGACTACCTCGAGTGAAGTTGAGGATTTTATAGGCATAGTAGCCGATACTGTCAATAATCTTCGCCGGGAAGGTAAGAAGGTCTTGTTTTATGCGGGGGTTGATTTTGCTCATGTTGGTAGACATTTTGGTGACAGAGAACCTATGGATCGAAAAAGCCTTGCCGAGTTAGAGGCGAGAGATGGGGAACTAATAAGGTCGATTCTATCTGGAAAATCCGCTTCTGTTTTTGCACATGTAGCAAGTGATTTGGATAGGCGAAGAATTTGTGGCTTTCCGTCGCTTTATAGCATGCTATCAATAATGGAATATGCGGGCATCGAAGCAACTGGCGAGTGCATAGAGTATAGGCAGGCTGTCGAAGAAAAAAGCGATTGCACTGTAAGTTTTGCGAGCATATTGCTTAGAGAAAAAACTTGTTAG
- a CDS encoding response regulator — protein sequence MTTKHPSRLILIVDDSPEDRELYRRYFRKQSHDSPISFLEADMAQDGLNLAALEKPQCILLDYNLPDMDGLEFLKELSEKKIEIPVIMLTGQGNESVAVEAMKRGAVDYLIKGSLDTKSLNSAVSNAIEKAQLKALIRNKQKELEEFVHIAAHDLKSPLIVVSGIAELLQAEYADRLDERGAELISRIIRNTSRMTDLIENLLNYALAGRTDKPMIQVDLSATLRDVMSSLDAVIEDKKAIVQIGKLPTVCGDKTSLGQLFQNLISNGIKFCKNATPTIEIDSYQEHNQWHITVKDNGIGIDPQFFQQIFLPLKRLHRKDEYEGSGIGLATCKKILDQHGWTCNLTSEIGKGTTFHFTLPSQ from the coding sequence ATGACGACCAAGCATCCTTCGAGACTTATTCTAATAGTTGACGATAGCCCAGAGGACAGGGAGCTATACAGAAGATATTTCAGAAAGCAGTCCCACGATTCTCCAATCTCGTTCTTAGAGGCAGATATGGCTCAGGATGGCCTGAATCTAGCGGCACTTGAAAAACCTCAGTGTATTTTGCTCGACTACAACTTGCCAGACATGGATGGCTTAGAATTCCTAAAAGAACTATCGGAAAAGAAAATCGAAATTCCAGTCATAATGCTTACTGGCCAGGGGAACGAGTCGGTGGCTGTTGAAGCCATGAAGCGCGGCGCAGTGGACTATCTCATTAAGGGCAGCCTTGATACCAAATCACTAAATTCCGCAGTCAGTAACGCCATCGAGAAGGCCCAACTAAAGGCCCTAATAAGAAACAAACAAAAGGAACTTGAAGAATTCGTCCACATCGCTGCCCATGATTTAAAGTCTCCGCTAATAGTAGTATCCGGCATTGCGGAACTACTTCAAGCAGAGTACGCCGATAGGCTCGATGAACGTGGAGCTGAACTCATTTCCCGAATTATTAGAAACACCTCTAGGATGACTGACCTGATAGAAAACCTCCTCAACTACGCTTTGGCAGGGAGAACGGATAAACCAATGATACAGGTAGATCTATCGGCGACACTTCGCGATGTAATGTCCTCTCTCGATGCTGTAATAGAAGACAAAAAAGCCATAGTGCAAATTGGCAAATTGCCCACAGTATGCGGCGATAAGACGAGCCTCGGCCAACTTTTTCAGAATCTAATCTCTAACGGCATCAAGTTTTGCAAAAACGCGACCCCTACCATTGAAATAGATTCCTACCAAGAACACAACCAATGGCACATAACTGTAAAAGATAATGGAATTGGCATAGATCCTCAGTTTTTTCAACAAATCTTCTTGCCCTTAAAACGACTCCATCGCAAAGACGAATACGAAGGATCCGGCATTGGATTAGCGACTTGCAAAAAAATTCTCGACCAGCATGGCTGGACGTGCAACTTAACTTCCGAAATAGGCAAGGGCACTACTTTTCACTTTACCCTACCTTCTCAGTAG
- a CDS encoding zf-HC2 domain-containing protein: MDRYQIPFLESAVLKCSDVEDLLDCYLDNEMIPLLRERFNSHLVSCAECRDLVSDCSHIVEVAKTLDDVPIPSEVSLRLRQALREELGYNVIPLRPKLSVVKP, from the coding sequence ATGGATAGATATCAAATCCCATTTTTGGAGAGCGCAGTTCTTAAATGCTCAGATGTTGAGGATTTATTGGACTGTTATCTCGATAACGAGATGATTCCGCTATTAAGAGAGCGATTTAATTCACACCTCGTGAGTTGCGCCGAGTGTCGCGATTTGGTTAGCGATTGTAGCCACATAGTCGAAGTGGCAAAGACTTTGGATGATGTGCCAATTCCTTCTGAGGTGAGCTTGAGATTGCGACAGGCACTTAGGGAGGAGTTAGGATATAACGTGATTCCTCTCCGTCCCAAGCTTTCGGTGGTTAAACCCTAA